A DNA window from Theobroma cacao cultivar B97-61/B2 chromosome 5, Criollo_cocoa_genome_V2, whole genome shotgun sequence contains the following coding sequences:
- the LOC18599034 gene encoding serine/threonine-protein kinase Nek6 isoform X2 produces the protein MELIAKLNNPYIVEYKDAWVDKGNSICIVTGYCEGGDMAELIKKARGMHFPEEKICKWMTQLLLAVDYLHSNRVLHRDLKCSNIFLTKDNDIRLGDFGLAKLLNTEDLASSVVGTPNYMCPELLADIPYGYKSDIWSLGCCMFEIAAHQPAFRAPDMAGLISKINRSSISPLPILYSSTLKQIIKSMLRKNPEHRPTAAELLRHPHLQPYLLRCRNPSSVYLPIKPTNSPKEMTPRKSLSSKPGSGKDRGVQHAGVSNGQGNIHALQSFADVQLSSSPSCEKPTSTASTEDNLVTKRVDPTSCTVEISNSISDSKDMSTDSEVSVSNGDKQAHYNLIPQKDADVQSPSETAFNSQHDEKEEPTSEHTQNLPEADIKSVSRKEETFCDMQVLEEAAKEVLDMQILGRSGDSSKLTVSSISCDDKNGFPDDGSSSSTVYETDVERRCSSNKTSSPKAKTEGADTSYLSSESNGVLPCKNEAGATSDNNTCSFQTEKEGARPINLSPSDVSLLSRLTALSGDEIRSVWENPSQQRADALESLLELCARLLKQDKLDELAGVLRPFGEEVVSSRETAIWLTKSLMSAQKCDWQ, from the exons GGCTGAGCTTATTAAGAAGGCCAGAGGTATGCACTTTCCTGAGGAG AAAATCTGCAAATGGATGACTCAATTGTTGTTGGCTGTGGACTACTTGCACTCTAATCGTGTTCTTCATAGGGATCTGAAG TGTTCCAACATATTCCTTACGAAGGACAATGACATCAGGCTTG GTGACTTTGGACTTGCAAAATTACTTAACACCGAAGACCTTGCTTCCTCG GTTGTTGGCACACCCAACTATATGTGTCCTGAGCTCCTGGCAGATATACCTTATGGCTATAAGTCTGATATATGGTCACTTG GCTGCTGTATGTTTGAGATTGCTGCACATCAACCAGCATTTAGAGCTCCT GATATGGCTGGACTTATTAGCAAAATCAACAGATCCTCCATTTCTCCTCTCCCAATTCTATATTCCTCCACACT GAAACAGATTATCAAGAGTATGCTAAGGAAGAACCCAGAGCACAGACCAACT GCTGCTGAACTCTTAAGGCACCCACATTTGCAGCCTTATCTCCTTCGTTGCAGAAACCCATCTTCCGTTTATCTTCCAATAAAGCCCACAAACAGCCCAAAGGAGATGACACCTAGGAAATCATTGTCCAGCAAACCTGGCAGTGGAAAGGACAGGGGGGTTCAACATGCTGGGGTATCAAATGGGCAAGGAAATATACATGCATTGCAGAGCTTTGCTGATGTACAACTAAGCAGTTCTCCTAGTTGTGAGAAGCCAACATCCACAGCTAGTACAGAAGACAACCTTGTCACTAAGAGGGTTGATCCTACTAGCTGCACTGTCGAAATATCCAACTCTATCAGTGATTCCAAAGACATGTCCACTGATTCTGAAGTGAGTGTTAGCAATGGAGACAAACAGGCTCACTATAACTTAATTCCTCAAAAGGATGCTGACGTGCAGTCACCCTCAGAGACGGCATTCAATTCTCAGcatgatgaaaaagaagaaccCACTTCTGAGCACACTCAAAACTTGCCAGAAGCTGATATCAAGTCTGTAAGCAGAAAAGAGGAGACTTTTTGTGACATGCAGGTTCTCGAAGAAGCAGCAAAAGAGGTTCTTGACATGCAGATTCTTGGTAGATCAGGGGATTCCAGTAAACTGACAGTCTCCAGTATAAGCTGTGATGATAAAAATGGGTTCCCTGATGATGGAAGTTCTTCATCTACTGTTTATGAAACTGATGTAGAACGAAGATGCTCTTCGAATAAAACAAGTAGTCCTAAAGCAAAAACAGAAGGTGCCGACACGAGCTACTTGTCATCAGAAAGTAATGGTGTGCTTCCATGTAAAAATGAAGCAGGGGCAACATCAGACAATAATACTTGCTCCTTTCAAACAGAAAAAGAGGGTGCCCGACCGATTAACCTATCACCAAGTGATGTGTCGTTGCTGAGTAGACTTACAGCCTTAAGTGGTGATGAGATTAGGAGTGTGTGGGAGAATCCAAGTCAGCAAAGGGCGGATGCTCTGGAGTCGCTGCTTGAGCTATGTGCCCGGCTTCTTAAGCAAGACAAACTTGATGAGCTTGCTGGTGTGCTACGACCATTTGGGGAAGAAGTTGTCTCATCAAGAGAAACAGCAATTTGGTTAACGAAGAGCCTCATGTCTGCCCAAAAATGCGATTGGCAATAA